In a single window of the Actinomycetota bacterium genome:
- a CDS encoding GNAT family N-acetyltransferase produces MDSARTFVLVEQDRVVGYFSLTMGSVLRQDAPAKLVRGLPAYPVGMVLLARLAVDRSEQGIGLGATLLAEALRKAVAAGDAAAARLVVVDAIDEDAAYLYECHGFIPAPDNPLRLYRRMKDIAASLETSKRLRATAT; encoded by the coding sequence ATGGATTCGGCACGCACGTTCGTCCTCGTGGAGCAGGACCGGGTCGTGGGCTACTTCAGCCTCACCATGGGTTCCGTCCTGAGACAGGACGCGCCCGCGAAGCTCGTGCGTGGACTCCCCGCGTACCCAGTCGGAATGGTCTTGCTCGCTCGACTCGCTGTCGACCGGAGTGAGCAAGGAATTGGACTCGGCGCGACGTTGCTGGCCGAGGCGCTCCGGAAGGCGGTTGCAGCCGGCGACGCAGCCGCCGCGCGGCTGGTCGTGGTCGACGCGATCGACGAGGACGCCGCCTATCTCTACGAGTGCCACGGGTTCATCCCCGCGCCCGACAACCCGCTCCGGCTCTACCGCCGAATGAAGGACATCGCCGCCAGCCTCGAGACGAGCAAGAGGCTCAGGGCGACTGCCACGTGA
- a CDS encoding DUF1778 domain-containing protein, with product MSEPATTSSRRHRLEVRVTPEQDALIRQAADLEFTTVTAFVLESVTSKAKRVVKQHQDLVLSNEAFDRFIVELDKPAEVVPELVELFEKHPKLSEG from the coding sequence ATGAGTGAGCCCGCCACAACCTCGTCGCGCCGACACCGACTGGAGGTGCGCGTGACGCCCGAACAGGACGCCCTCATCCGTCAGGCGGCCGACCTCGAGTTCACGACAGTCACCGCGTTCGTCCTCGAGTCAGTGACCTCGAAGGCGAAGCGGGTCGTGAAGCAGCACCAGGACCTGGTGCTGTCTAACGAGGCCTTTGATCGCTTCATCGTCGAGCTCGACAAGCCGGCCGAGGTCGTGCCCGAGCTCGTCGAGCTGTTCGAGAAGCACCCGAAGCTCAGCGAGGGGTGA
- a CDS encoding SLC13 family permease gives MPADAWITLVVLVATFAVLALERVPAAVAMGGAIAVLVLAGVIDEEQALSGFGSSAPATIAALYVLAGAATVTGAAGPLVDRALSGARSDRARLLYVAGGTAAVSAFVPNTPLVALLAPRLVTWARRTGGSATKYLMPLSFAAVLGGVVTVIGTSTNLVVSDLLRRSGEEPLAIFEITPVGLPVALAGVAVLVLLTKRLLPDRASVESSLQESARRFTVAMRVVPGGPLVDRSVSEAGLRHLSGVFLAGLARGAHVVPPGPDTVLAEDDTLYFVGDVTKVVDLHDVAGLVSAEQPHVSGVGDRPGAQLYEAVVSERSALAGSTLKAGGFRSRYSAAVLAIHRAAEEVSGKLGTVVLRPGDVLLVLAGSEFDEQWRQQGDFSLVASLGEQAPPRRARAPLVWIAVAGLVIASALELLSLLEASVLAAGAMLALRVMSPAEARRSVNLNVVLTIALSISLGAAVGESGLADEMASLLGSVGDPFGDVGRLVAVLAATMLLTELLSNNAAAAVMFPVAVATANEAGLDPRSFAIAVLIGASCSFLSPIGYQTNLMVYGLGGYRFGDFVRLGLPVTLATLVVTPVAVMLTLGI, from the coding sequence GTGCCCGCAGACGCCTGGATCACGCTCGTCGTCCTGGTAGCCACGTTCGCCGTGCTCGCGCTGGAGCGCGTGCCGGCGGCGGTGGCGATGGGCGGGGCGATCGCGGTGCTGGTGCTCGCGGGGGTGATCGACGAGGAACAGGCCCTGTCCGGCTTCGGTTCGTCGGCGCCGGCGACCATCGCCGCGCTGTACGTCCTGGCCGGGGCGGCGACGGTCACCGGTGCTGCCGGACCACTCGTCGACCGCGCCCTCAGCGGGGCGCGCAGCGACCGCGCCCGGCTGCTCTACGTCGCGGGCGGCACGGCGGCGGTGTCTGCCTTCGTGCCGAACACCCCGCTCGTCGCGTTGCTCGCCCCGCGGCTCGTCACCTGGGCGCGAAGGACCGGTGGCTCGGCAACGAAGTACCTGATGCCACTGTCGTTCGCCGCGGTCCTCGGTGGGGTGGTCACGGTCATCGGCACCTCCACCAACCTCGTCGTGTCCGACCTGTTGCGCCGCTCCGGCGAGGAGCCGCTCGCGATCTTCGAGATCACTCCGGTGGGACTGCCGGTGGCGCTGGCGGGCGTCGCGGTCTTGGTGCTGCTCACCAAGCGCCTGTTGCCCGACCGCGCCTCGGTCGAGTCATCGCTCCAGGAGTCCGCGAGGCGCTTCACGGTGGCGATGCGGGTCGTTCCCGGTGGCCCGCTCGTCGACCGGTCGGTGTCCGAGGCAGGGCTTCGCCACCTTTCCGGGGTGTTCCTCGCCGGTCTCGCCCGTGGCGCCCACGTGGTGCCACCTGGGCCGGACACCGTGCTCGCCGAGGACGACACGCTGTACTTCGTCGGTGACGTGACGAAGGTGGTCGACCTTCACGACGTGGCCGGCCTGGTCTCCGCTGAGCAGCCGCACGTCTCGGGGGTGGGTGACCGGCCGGGCGCGCAGCTCTACGAGGCGGTCGTGTCCGAGCGCAGCGCTCTCGCGGGGTCGACCCTGAAGGCCGGAGGCTTCCGCTCGCGCTATTCCGCGGCCGTGCTCGCCATCCACCGCGCGGCCGAGGAGGTGAGCGGCAAGCTCGGCACGGTGGTCCTGCGCCCAGGCGACGTGCTGCTCGTGCTCGCCGGGTCCGAGTTCGACGAGCAGTGGCGCCAGCAGGGCGACTTCTCCCTCGTCGCCTCCCTCGGCGAGCAGGCCCCGCCGCGGCGCGCCCGAGCTCCACTCGTGTGGATCGCGGTCGCCGGCTTGGTGATCGCGAGCGCGCTCGAACTGCTCTCGCTGCTCGAAGCCTCGGTGCTCGCCGCGGGGGCGATGCTCGCACTGCGCGTGATGTCGCCCGCCGAGGCGCGGCGCTCGGTCAACTTGAACGTCGTGCTCACCATCGCGCTGTCGATCAGCCTCGGTGCCGCCGTCGGCGAGAGCGGTCTGGCAGACGAGATGGCCTCGCTGCTCGGTTCCGTCGGCGATCCGTTCGGCGACGTCGGTCGGCTGGTCGCCGTTCTGGCGGCGACGATGCTGCTCACCGAGCTGCTCAGCAACAACGCGGCGGCGGCGGTGATGTTCCCGGTCGCCGTGGCGACCGCGAACGAGGCCGGTCTCGACCCGCGCTCGTTCGCGATCGCGGTGCTGATCGGCGCGTCCTGTTCGTTCCTGTCCCCGATCGGCTACCAGACGAACCTGATGGTGTACGGCCTTGGTGGCTACCGCTTCGGCGACTTCGTGCGCCTCGGGCTGCCGGTGACGCTCGCCACCCTCGTCGTCACTCCTGTGGCCGTGATGCTCACGCTCGGCATATGA
- a CDS encoding DUF4012 domain-containing protein encodes MSLPHQAPTLHHDAPLVGAVAVLSGLLATVAGCQPTGTPVADAIICFCAAAFVTWAGATAPTWALVLAASGVGAANLGQPAMFALSVVALGAAVAIALAASGQTALRALVAGLIVQLVLRLEWSPVFAGSAMVAAATAVLLVGTGLRRRSPDVRLGASRLAIVAGVLVALALGGFVAGAIQARASAGDGYDRLLDGLDLLRAGDPHGAAAAFHDASTLLDDAHERLDSPWTQPSRAVPVLAQHRSSIQGVIDHAAVAADAAADALEFLDLDALTLTDGAIDLEAVSVLAAPLAALEESLTAMRLALDDADSPWLAPPLRDRLDRAMEETAEVEQQTARSRLAAEQLPAMLGGDGQRRYLVAVTTGAEARGQSGAIVGWTELVASGGKLRVAGVGAVDDLVDALAAGERWPLDATAEFFERYGDHGAGTARTPVAAEMWRTVTMPADAPAAAAVAAQLYEQTTGRTVDAVAFVDTAGLVALGSLVDEELLAAAGVPPAGITPTGLDALGANAVFGVLLTASLPPPPTIGATLGPAAAAGHLVVWSNRASEQLLMERLGVDGALPPLEGRDGLGVVTNNLDGNHVDAFVEREIRYESTCDAKTGKVEAIAAVTLTNRAPNEGGDPSGTSRTLVSLYSAQDLAKMELNGRFAPSASQTEAGWQVHSTEVELGPSERATLRFELEGGIEAQSCDLVIRPQPGQPAHVSIIVEAPDGTVLSAYGGEITGRSVLAGTGLTPVHRVP; translated from the coding sequence ATGAGCCTTCCCCACCAGGCCCCGACACTGCACCACGACGCACCCCTCGTCGGCGCGGTGGCGGTGTTGAGCGGGCTGCTCGCCACCGTCGCCGGCTGCCAGCCCACCGGGACCCCCGTCGCCGATGCGATCATCTGCTTCTGCGCCGCCGCGTTCGTCACCTGGGCCGGCGCCACGGCGCCGACGTGGGCGCTCGTGCTCGCCGCGAGCGGAGTCGGGGCGGCGAACCTCGGCCAGCCCGCAATGTTCGCGCTGAGCGTCGTCGCGCTCGGCGCAGCCGTCGCGATCGCGCTGGCCGCCAGCGGCCAGACGGCGCTGCGGGCACTCGTCGCCGGGCTGATCGTCCAGCTCGTGCTGCGCCTCGAATGGAGCCCGGTGTTCGCCGGCTCGGCGATGGTCGCCGCCGCGACCGCAGTGCTGCTCGTCGGCACGGGCCTGCGACGGCGTTCGCCCGACGTCCGCCTCGGCGCGTCGAGGTTGGCGATCGTCGCCGGTGTGCTCGTCGCGCTCGCGCTCGGCGGCTTCGTCGCCGGGGCGATCCAGGCGCGCGCGTCGGCCGGCGACGGCTACGACCGGCTGCTCGACGGGCTCGACCTGCTCCGCGCGGGCGATCCCCACGGCGCCGCCGCCGCGTTCCACGACGCGAGCACCCTGCTCGACGACGCGCACGAACGGCTCGACTCCCCCTGGACCCAGCCGTCGCGGGCGGTTCCCGTACTCGCCCAGCACCGCTCGAGCATCCAAGGGGTGATCGACCACGCGGCTGTCGCGGCCGATGCCGCCGCCGACGCGCTCGAGTTCCTCGACCTCGACGCACTGACCCTCACCGACGGGGCGATCGACCTGGAAGCCGTCTCCGTCCTCGCGGCACCCCTCGCCGCTCTGGAGGAGTCGTTGACCGCGATGCGGCTCGCGCTGGACGACGCCGATTCGCCGTGGCTCGCCCCGCCGCTGCGTGACCGACTCGACCGCGCGATGGAGGAGACGGCCGAGGTGGAGCAGCAGACCGCGCGGAGTCGCCTCGCCGCAGAGCAGCTCCCCGCGATGCTCGGTGGCGACGGCCAGCGGCGCTACCTCGTCGCGGTCACGACGGGCGCCGAGGCTCGCGGGCAATCGGGTGCGATCGTCGGCTGGACCGAGCTGGTCGCTTCGGGCGGGAAGCTCCGGGTCGCCGGTGTAGGTGCCGTCGACGACCTCGTCGACGCGCTCGCGGCCGGGGAGCGCTGGCCGCTCGACGCGACCGCGGAGTTCTTCGAGCGGTACGGCGATCACGGCGCCGGGACTGCCCGAACGCCTGTGGCCGCCGAGATGTGGCGCACGGTGACCATGCCGGCCGACGCGCCGGCCGCAGCCGCGGTGGCCGCCCAGCTCTACGAGCAGACAACAGGCCGCACCGTCGACGCCGTGGCCTTCGTCGACACCGCCGGCCTCGTCGCGCTCGGCTCGCTCGTCGACGAGGAGCTGCTCGCGGCCGCGGGCGTGCCGCCGGCGGGGATCACGCCGACCGGTCTCGACGCGCTGGGCGCGAACGCCGTGTTCGGGGTGCTGCTCACGGCGTCGCTGCCGCCTCCTCCGACGATCGGGGCCACTCTCGGCCCGGCTGCCGCGGCGGGCCACTTGGTCGTCTGGTCGAACCGCGCGAGCGAGCAGCTGCTGATGGAGAGGCTCGGCGTCGACGGAGCCCTGCCACCGCTCGAAGGGCGCGACGGGCTGGGCGTCGTCACGAACAACCTCGACGGCAACCATGTCGACGCGTTCGTGGAGCGAGAGATCCGCTACGAGTCGACCTGTGACGCGAAGACCGGCAAGGTAGAGGCGATCGCCGCGGTGACCCTCACCAACCGCGCGCCGAACGAGGGCGGTGATCCCTCCGGGACCAGCCGGACCCTGGTCAGCCTCTACTCGGCGCAGGACCTGGCCAAGATGGAGCTCAACGGGCGCTTCGCCCCTTCGGCATCGCAGACCGAGGCGGGTTGGCAGGTCCACTCCACGGAGGTCGAGCTGGGCCCGAGCGAGCGGGCCACACTGCGCTTCGAGCTCGAGGGTGGCATCGAGGCGCAGAGCTGCGACCTGGTGATCCGCCCGCAACCGGGGCAGCCGGCGCATGTGTCGATCATCGTCGAGGCACCGGACGGCACCGTGTTGTCGGCCTACGGCGGCGAGATCACGGGCCGCAGCGTGCTGGCCGGAACCGGGCTCACGCCCGTTCACCGCGTGCCCTGA
- a CDS encoding aminotransferase class I/II-fold pyridoxal phosphate-dependent enzyme: MPVWKVPLLAAEIGPVERDLVAEALASGRVGTAGPDIDSFETELERFTGAGAVVAVASASAALNLALAVLGVQRGDEVLVSDLARPHAGAAVVAAGAHPCLVDCEPDGWHLDPNLLADELRRRAHRSALPAAVVCSHLYGSMADVGRIAATCEDYGVPLVEDATSALGAMVNGVPAGRTGALGVLGFDGPEIVTAGTGGALLSHHVHLVDHARHLAGRDPHSSVWPDDTEIVADHRIGNLQAALGRGQLRTLPQRIDARRRVRNAYERSLGAAPGIRFQAGPEGVEPNHWLTVISVDPVLFGATADEVVAALHAERIDARRAMTPVHMRPAFAGAERVGGGVAERVAASCVCLPSGAALTEADVAWIADVLVRARGERA; this comes from the coding sequence GTGCCGGTGTGGAAGGTGCCCCTGCTCGCCGCCGAGATCGGCCCCGTCGAGCGAGACCTCGTGGCCGAGGCCCTGGCCTCGGGCAGGGTCGGCACGGCCGGCCCCGACATCGACTCGTTCGAGACCGAGCTGGAGCGGTTCACCGGGGCCGGAGCCGTCGTGGCCGTGGCCAGCGCGAGCGCCGCGCTGAACCTCGCACTGGCGGTGCTCGGCGTGCAGCGCGGCGACGAGGTGCTGGTCAGCGACCTCGCCCGGCCCCATGCCGGTGCCGCGGTCGTCGCCGCCGGCGCTCATCCGTGCCTGGTCGATTGCGAGCCCGACGGCTGGCACCTCGACCCCAACCTGCTCGCCGACGAGCTACGCCGCCGTGCCCACCGCAGTGCTCTGCCGGCGGCGGTGGTGTGCAGCCACCTGTACGGGTCCATGGCCGACGTCGGGCGCATCGCCGCGACGTGCGAGGACTACGGGGTGCCGCTGGTGGAGGACGCGACGAGTGCCCTCGGCGCCATGGTGAACGGAGTGCCTGCGGGGCGCACGGGAGCTCTCGGAGTGCTCGGGTTCGACGGGCCCGAGATCGTCACCGCGGGGACCGGCGGCGCCCTCTTGTCACACCACGTCCACCTCGTCGACCATGCCCGGCACCTCGCGGGCCGCGACCCTCACTCGTCGGTGTGGCCCGACGACACCGAGATCGTGGCCGACCACCGCATCGGCAACCTCCAGGCCGCGCTCGGGCGAGGTCAGTTGCGGACGTTGCCGCAGCGGATCGACGCGCGTCGCCGCGTCCGCAACGCCTACGAGCGCTCTCTCGGAGCGGCTCCCGGCATCCGGTTCCAGGCCGGCCCCGAGGGGGTCGAACCGAACCACTGGCTGACGGTCATCTCCGTCGACCCGGTGCTGTTCGGCGCCACGGCCGACGAGGTGGTCGCCGCGCTGCACGCCGAGCGCATCGACGCGCGGCGCGCGATGACGCCGGTGCACATGCGGCCCGCGTTCGCCGGTGCCGAACGTGTCGGCGGCGGTGTCGCCGAGCGGGTCGCGGCGAGCTGCGTCTGCCTGCCGTCGGGCGCCGCGCTCACCGAAGCGGATGTGGCGTGGATCGCCGACGTGCTCGTCAGGGCACGCGGTGAACGGGCGTGA